In Phycisphaerae bacterium RAS2, the DNA window TGCGGCGAACGCGGCGCGCACATCGCAAAGCGCCGCCCCTTCTTCCTTCGCAGCGTCGCGAATCGATTGTTGAACGGCCTGCGGCGGGCGCCACGGCATGGTGTCGTGATCCAGCGCTTCGCCGAATTCGGTGGCGGCCTCGTCAAATCGCTTCATGCCGTGGAGCGCGCGCCCCAGCAGGTAATGGGCCAACGCGCTATCCGGGTGAGCTTTCAAGGCTTCGCGCATCGCGGCGGCGAGCGCGTCGGGCGCGGCGGCCGACTGCCGCGCGGCGACCAGTTGCGACGCCAGTTTCTCGGAAGCCTCGGGCGACAGGTGCGTCGCGTCGTCTTCGCCCAGCGGGGCGAGATCGCGCTCGTTCGTCGCGAGCGTGCAGACGAGAATCGGCACGCCGCGCGCTCTGCAAAGGCGGATCATGCCGCCCAGGTGCGTGCGGAGGTTTCGCGCCGCGTCCTGCCGAACCGGGTCGTCGACAGGAATGACGGAGCGCGCCATGACGTGTTCCATGAGCGTCTGGTTGGAACCCTGCGACGGCGCAGTCCATGCTTCCAGGACTTGTGCCATGCCCGTTGCGCGAAACGCCCGCTGCACGCGCATCGCCGCGGTGGAACGGCCCGCCGAATGCAGCGACGCCACGCCATACGCACCGTAGAACTCGTTGTTGCCGCAATAGACGATCACCAGGTCCGGCTGATAATCAATCGCGTCCTCCAGCATCGCCATCACGGGGAAGCTCGCCACCGCGGTCGTCGCGAGATTAATCACTTCCACCGTGCGACCGGGCAGGCAGTCGCCGAGCATTGCTTGCAGGAATGCCCCGGCGCTGAGCGCCATCGGCTGCGGGAACCCCTTCATCGCCGATTCGCCGCACAGGAAGACACGCACCGCGTTTGCCGGCTTGGGCATCACCAGCGCGTTCTCAAACATTGATCCCGCGCGGCCTTTGTTGGCAAAGAAGTAGGAGGCCGCACCGGCCGGATCGGTCACGACCAGCGTGCCACCGTTGACCGGGCAGACGGTTTTCATCAGCACGGGATAACCGCCGTAGCCACAAAGACGGGCCACCCCCTCGACCGCGCCAAACAGCGCGGCGACCAGTCCCAGCGCGAGGAGGATGAAGATGCGTCGCTTGTGGCGCGTGAGTCGCGGCTTGGGTTCGTTGGTCGCGGTGCTGGGTTCGCGTTGAGACATGATTCGCGGGGATTCTATCGCGCCGGTGCGCGGTGATGCGAGCGCGCAAAAAAACGGCCCGCGTCGCAGGACACGGGCCGTGGTGAGTCAACTGTTTTCCGAAACCAAAGCGTCGTTCAGCGTCGGCGTCGGATCAGGGCGAGCGCCCCCAGACCGACCAAGGCGATCGTGCTGGGCTCGGGCACCTTGACCTGGTAGGTCACGATG includes these proteins:
- a CDS encoding Tetratricopeptide repeat protein translates to MSQREPSTATNEPKPRLTRHKRRIFILLALGLVAALFGAVEGVARLCGYGGYPVLMKTVCPVNGGTLVVTDPAGAASYFFANKGRAGSMFENALVMPKPANAVRVFLCGESAMKGFPQPMALSAGAFLQAMLGDCLPGRTVEVINLATTAVASFPVMAMLEDAIDYQPDLVIVYCGNNEFYGAYGVASLHSAGRSTAAMRVQRAFRATGMAQVLEAWTAPSQGSNQTLMEHVMARSVIPVDDPVRQDAARNLRTHLGGMIRLCRARGVPILVCTLATNERDLAPLGEDDATHLSPEASEKLASQLVAARQSAAAPDALAAAMREALKAHPDSALAHYLLGRALHGMKRFDEAATEFGEALDHDTMPWRPPQAVQQSIRDAAKEEGAALCDVRAAFAAASPGGCIGDELMDDHVHPSLAGQVLMARTWLASISDMGGPIAPLRERVAGLPNDEAYRRRLGENVYERFGAAHTVRVLCDIPFYRESNPQAFRRFDGVCRELERTMLPEVLEVARQWQTPAPHRGGIQRPISGMVGRVLLKERNFAEADRLMDVAARSTPMYSSLNVEYVYFMLAARERLKPKLDESDRAIALAAIERGRALAKFAPLADVQIHRWIGRLYQLRDEQAQAIPHLVAAMPALGGTDLFALDQALVFAYVQTGQTQKASELLKQRLAAGGPFVEAYRRMLQPNAAAP